Proteins from one Triticum aestivum cultivar Chinese Spring chromosome 7A, IWGSC CS RefSeq v2.1, whole genome shotgun sequence genomic window:
- the LOC123150801 gene encoding protein TIFY 11e, whose product MAATGSAKGLRFAAACGVLSRCIKAADARPAPTVVLPLMPGAEVPAQDEHAGPAPEHAQMTIFYGGQVQVLDEVPADRAAELLRVAAAATGGDLPMARKASLQRFMEKRKGRLAARAVPYSRPDGDASCYRLTLTL is encoded by the coding sequence ATGGCGGCGACAGGGAGCGCTAAGGGCCTCCGGTTCGCTGCAGCGTGCGGCGTCCTCAGCCGCTGCATCAAGGCGGCGGACGCGCGGCCGGCGCCCACGGTCGTCCTCCCCCTCATGCCCGGAGCGGAAGTGCCCGCGCAAGACGAGCACGCGGGTCCTGCGCCGGAGCACGCGCAGATGACTATCTTCTACGGCGGGCAGGTGCAGGTGCTCGACGAGGTCCCGGCTGACAGGGCGGCCGAGCTGCTCCGTGTCGCAGCTGCCGCAACAGGTGGCGACCTGCCCATGGCGAGGAAGGCGTCCCTGCAGCGGTTCATGGAGAAGAGGAAGGGCAGGCTCGCCGCGCGCGCCGTCCCCTACAGCCGGCCCGACGGCGATGCGTCCTGTTACCGTCTCACGCTTACGCTCTAG
- the LOC123150242 gene encoding 4-hydroxyphenylacetaldehyde oxime monooxygenase — protein sequence MPISQIPWQLLPQVQLPQQWQQLLLGLGLLLPVLVLVARGRKGLKLPPGPARLPVLGNLHQLGSLPHRSLRELARRHGPVMLLRLGATHMLVVSSASAAREVLKEHDADCCSRPACPGPKRLSYGFKNMAFAPYGEHWREMRKIFIVELLSMRRVKAAWGARQEQVDKLMAALAPDQPVALGEHIFAFTDGIIGTVALGNVYGADMLARKKHFQHVLDEAMDMLATFSAEDFFPNAAGRLVDRLTGLVARRDRLFSDLDDFFETVIEQHLDPARPKPENGGDLVDVLIDLWKQEHRGFTKDHVKAIIMDTFVGGIDTSSVTILWAMSELIRNPRVLKKAQQEIRAAVGESRARVQPDDLPKLNYLKMVLKETLRLYPPATLLLPRETMRHVKIGGYDVPATTRVAVNAWALGRDPASWGEDADEFNPDRFEAGARHGAVDLHGAHFELVPFGAGRRVCPGMAMALMNVEFALGNLLCGFDWALPEGAKAEDLCMEEAGGLTFHRKTPLVLVPTPYVPPSAASLN from the exons ATGCCCATCTCCCAGATCCCCTGGCAGCTCCTCCCTCAGGTCCAGCTGCCCCAGCAATGGCAgcagctcctcctcggcctcggcctcctGCTGCCTGTCCTGGTTCTGGTCGCGAGGGGCAGGAAAGGGCTCAAGCTGCCGCCGGGACCGGCGCGGCTGCCGGTGCTCGGCAACCTGCACCAGCTGGGCTCGCTCCCGCACCGGAGCCTGCGGGAGCTGGCGCGGCGGCACGGTCCCGTGATGCTGCTGCGCCTGGGCGCCACGCACATGCTGGTCGTgtcgtcggcgtcggcggcgcGTGAGGTGCTCAAGGAGCACGACGCCGACTGCTGCAGCCGCCCGGCGTGCCCCGGCCCTAAGCGCCTGTCGTACGGCTTCAAGAACATGGCCTTCGCCCCCTACGGCGAGCACTGGCGCGAGATGCGCAAGATCTTCATCGTCGAGCTCCTCAGCATGCGCCGCGTCAAGGCCGCCTGGGGCGCGCGCCAGGAGCAGGTGGACAAGCTCATGGCCGCCCTCGCCCCCGACCAGCCGGTGGCGCTCGGCGAGCACATCTTCGCCTTCACCGACGGCATCATCGGCACCGTGGCGCTCGGGAACGTCTACGGCGCCGACATGCTGGCGCGCAAGAAGCACTTCCAGCACGTGCTCGACGAGGCCATGGACATGCTCGCCACCTTCTCCGCCGAGGACTTCTTCCCCAACGCCGCGGGTCGCCTCGTCGACCGCCTCACCGGCCTCGTCGCCCGCCGTGACCGCCTCTTCAGCGACCTCGACGACTTCTTCGAGACGGTCATCGAGCAGCACCTGGACCCCGCGAGGCCCAAGCCGGAGAACGGCGGTGACCTCGTCGACGTCCTCATCGACCTCTGGAAGCAGGAGCACCGTGGCTTCACCAAGGACCACGTCAAGGCCATCATCATG GACACTTTCGTGGGTGGCATCGACACGAGCTCCGTGACGATCCTGTGGGCGATGTCGGAGCTGATCCGGAACCCGCGGGTGCTGAAGAAGGCGCAGCAGGAGATCAGGGCGGCGGTCGGCGAATCGCGCGCCCGGGTGCAGCCGGACGACCTGCCCAAGCTCAACTACCTCAAGATGGTCCTCAAGGAGACCCTCAGGCTCTACCCGCCGGCGACGCTGCTGCTGCCGCGGGAGACGATGCGGCACGTCAAGATCGGCGGTTACGACGTGCCGGCGACGACGAGGGTCGCCGTCAACGCGTGGGCGCTCGGGAGGGACCCGGCGAGCTGGGGCGAGGACGCCGACGAGTTCAACCCGGACAGGTTCGAGGCCGGAGCGAGGCACGGCGCGGTGGACCTCCACGGCGCCCACTTCGAGCTGGTGCCGttcggcgccgggcggcgggtctGCCCGGGCATGGCAATGGCGCTCATGAACGTGGAGTTCGCGCTGGGCAACCTGCTGTGCGGCTTCGACTGGGCGCTGCCGGAGGGGGCGAAGGCGGAGGACCTGTGCATGGAGGAGGCCGGCGGGCTCACCTTCCACCGCAAGACGCCGCTCGTGCTCGTGCCCACCCCGTACGTGCCGCCGTCCGCCGCTTCCCTTAATTAA